From one Cardiobacteriaceae bacterium TAE3-ERU3 genomic stretch:
- a CDS encoding rod shape-determining protein, whose product MAFSLFGGMFSSDLSIDLGTANTLVYVRGQGLVLDQPSVVAIAEDPQDGRKKIVAYGTQAKQMLGRTPGNLSTIRPLQDGVIADYKITSMMLTHFIKQAIGRRGLFKPSPRILVCVPSGATQVEKRAIRDAAQSAGARDVFLIQEPMAAAIGAGIPVDEAYGSMVIDIGGGTSEVAVISLNGIVYSASVRVGGDKFDSAIIDYVRRNFGIVIGLPTAERIKKEIGCAYPSSDIRELEVRGTNQQEGAPRSFTINSNEVLEALQEPLGGIVRALKQALELTPPELAADVADRGIVLTGGGALLRDIDRLLMEETRLNVIIAEDPLTCVARGGGKVLELLDQRGVASFLMS is encoded by the coding sequence ATGGCTTTTTCTTTGTTTGGTGGCATGTTTTCGAGCGATTTATCAATTGACTTGGGTACGGCCAATACACTTGTCTATGTGCGTGGACAGGGGCTGGTATTGGATCAGCCGTCTGTTGTGGCCATCGCTGAAGATCCACAAGATGGGCGTAAAAAAATTGTTGCCTACGGCACACAGGCCAAGCAGATGCTCGGTCGTACGCCGGGTAACTTATCGACGATTCGTCCGCTTCAGGATGGTGTGATTGCTGATTATAAGATTACCTCAATGATGCTGACGCACTTCATCAAGCAGGCGATTGGTCGGCGAGGGCTATTCAAGCCGAGCCCGCGGATTTTGGTGTGCGTACCATCGGGCGCGACGCAAGTTGAAAAGCGCGCGATCCGAGATGCGGCGCAGTCAGCCGGCGCGCGTGATGTTTTTTTGATTCAAGAGCCCATGGCCGCTGCGATTGGTGCAGGGATTCCAGTTGATGAGGCCTACGGTTCGATGGTGATTGATATCGGCGGTGGTACGTCTGAAGTGGCGGTGATTTCACTCAACGGTATCGTTTACTCTGCATCCGTTCGCGTTGGCGGTGATAAGTTTGACAGTGCAATTATTGACTATGTACGACGCAATTTCGGCATTGTGATTGGGTTGCCAACTGCCGAGAGAATTAAAAAAGAAATTGGCTGTGCGTATCCTTCGAGTGATATTCGTGAGCTGGAAGTGCGCGGTACCAATCAGCAAGAAGGCGCGCCACGCAGCTTTACAATCAATTCCAACGAGGTGCTGGAAGCATTGCAGGAGCCACTTGGTGGTATCGTGCGTGCGCTTAAGCAGGCATTGGAACTGACGCCACCGGAACTGGCGGCTGACGTTGCTGATCGCGGTATTGTCCTGACCGGTGGTGGGGCATTGCTACGTGATATTGACCGCTTACTGATGGAAGAAACGCGCCTCAATGTGATCATCGCCGAAGATCCACTGACTTGCGTTGCGCGCGGTGGTGGTAAAGTGCTTGAGTTGCTTGACCAACGCGGTGTTGCTTCTTTCCTGATGTCCTGA
- the mrdA gene encoding penicillin-binding protein 2, which yields MNKSDWSDDPLRNQDADHGEHLQRSFARRAMLLAGITIAGVVGLFGRLFYLQVDRHEHYRTRSQSNRVRIKPLVPERGTIYDRHGRALTENILRHQVVVNPWQVDDLDALITELGGILPLSEEEIADFRTRYKRSRRYEFVVLKGSVNEAEHYRLAAVLYRFPGVAIEPTHERYYPYGSLLSHVLGYTNRINQKDLETLNPDDYHGLDSMGRAGIERQYEEALRGKPGFRQLEADVSGNLVRLLSEKPAVRGQDIYLTLDVDLQQRISDVMGDHRGACVALDPNNGEVLAMVSRPSFDANLFVRGITQRQYNRLLNHEHSPLYHRAVKGRYAPGSVIKPMMAMAGLHYGLYSQQSRVNCPGYYRIPDSSTKRRFHCWQRSGHGSLDMEHAIAESCDIYFYSLGYKLGVDRIHDYAQHFSLGEKTGVDLPDESSGILPSRAWKLKQHGSQWYIGDTINISIGQGFLTTTPLQLAQMTCIVANDGIVYTPHLLQQYYDPQVASFRAPPTIPGQQIPVYDAAAWRAAKHAMVSVMNSRYGTARRVGQGLDFTMAGKSGTVQVISFQDNRRILSKDLADEHQDNAMFIAFAPVDKPRIAVSMVVERGGGGSSVAAPLVAQVIDHYLHGSNNART from the coding sequence ATGAACAAGTCTGACTGGTCTGACGATCCACTCAGAAATCAGGATGCCGATCACGGCGAACATTTGCAGCGCAGCTTTGCTCGGCGTGCGATGTTGCTCGCTGGCATCACGATTGCCGGAGTGGTCGGACTTTTTGGCCGCTTGTTTTATTTGCAAGTTGATCGCCATGAGCACTACCGCACCCGCTCGCAGAGTAATCGGGTTCGGATCAAGCCATTAGTGCCTGAGCGTGGTACGATTTATGATCGCCATGGGCGCGCATTGACGGAAAATATCCTGCGCCATCAAGTGGTGGTCAATCCTTGGCAGGTTGATGATCTCGATGCGCTGATTACCGAGCTCGGTGGTATTTTGCCGCTGAGTGAAGAAGAAATAGCGGATTTTCGAACCCGCTATAAGCGTAGTCGGCGCTATGAGTTTGTAGTACTGAAAGGTTCGGTTAATGAAGCCGAGCATTACCGGCTGGCCGCGGTGTTGTATCGTTTTCCCGGCGTGGCAATCGAACCGACTCATGAGCGCTATTATCCTTATGGTAGCTTGTTGTCGCATGTGCTTGGCTATACCAACCGTATTAACCAAAAAGACCTTGAAACGCTTAACCCTGATGACTACCACGGGCTGGATTCTATGGGGCGTGCCGGGATTGAACGACAATATGAAGAAGCGCTGCGCGGAAAACCTGGTTTTCGCCAGCTTGAGGCCGATGTCAGCGGCAATCTTGTGCGCTTACTCAGTGAAAAGCCAGCGGTTCGTGGTCAGGATATTTATCTGACGCTGGATGTGGATTTACAGCAGCGCATCAGTGATGTGATGGGGGATCATCGCGGTGCATGTGTTGCACTTGATCCCAATAATGGTGAAGTATTGGCCATGGTGTCGCGGCCGTCTTTCGATGCGAATCTGTTTGTTCGTGGCATCACTCAGCGCCAATATAACCGCTTGCTCAATCACGAACACAGCCCACTGTATCACCGTGCAGTGAAAGGGCGCTATGCACCCGGGTCGGTGATAAAGCCGATGATGGCAATGGCTGGTTTGCACTACGGTCTATACTCGCAGCAGTCGCGAGTGAACTGTCCGGGTTATTACCGTATTCCAGATAGCTCGACAAAACGCCGCTTTCACTGCTGGCAGCGCAGTGGTCACGGCAGTCTTGATATGGAGCACGCGATCGCTGAATCGTGTGATATCTATTTCTACTCGCTGGGTTACAAACTTGGCGTAGATCGTATTCACGACTACGCGCAGCACTTTTCCCTTGGTGAGAAAACAGGTGTGGATCTACCTGATGAGAGTAGTGGCATTTTGCCTAGTAGGGCATGGAAGCTGAAGCAGCACGGCAGTCAGTGGTATATCGGCGATACGATCAATATCAGTATTGGTCAGGGTTTTCTGACCACGACGCCGCTACAGCTCGCACAGATGACGTGCATTGTTGCTAACGACGGTATTGTCTATACCCCGCATTTGCTGCAGCAGTACTATGACCCACAGGTAGCATCTTTTCGTGCACCACCGACTATCCCAGGGCAGCAAATTCCGGTTTATGATGCGGCTGCATGGCGTGCAGCAAAGCACGCGATGGTCAGCGTGATGAATAGCCGCTATGGTACGGCACGCCGGGTCGGGCAAGGATTGGATTTCACCATGGCTGGCAAGTCGGGTACGGTACAGGTTATTTCGTTTCAGGATAACCGTCGTATCTTGTCGAAAGATCTCGCTGACGAACATCAGGATAACGCCATGTTTATTGCTTTCGCACCAGTAGATAAGCCGCGGATTGCAGTGAGTATGGTTGTCGAGCGCGGTGGTGGTGGTAGTTCCGTTGCGGCACCGCTGGTGGCGCAAGTCATTGATCACTATCTTCACGGGAGCAATAATGCTCGCACATGA
- the gatC gene encoding Asp-tRNA(Asn)/Glu-tRNA(Gln) amidotransferase subunit GatC, whose translation MSKLDRDIVTKTAFLARLQLSEQETERLERELGDIFTLCAAIDRDDIRSKAPLAHPLGDTQRLRPDVAIKRDMHASIAQNAPLEEDGFITVPKVIE comes from the coding sequence ATGAGCAAACTTGACCGTGACATCGTCACCAAAACCGCTTTCCTCGCCCGTTTGCAGCTAAGTGAACAGGAAACCGAGCGCCTTGAACGCGAGCTCGGTGACATCTTCACACTGTGCGCCGCTATCGACCGCGACGACATCCGCAGTAAAGCACCACTCGCGCACCCGCTCGGTGATACCCAGCGCCTGCGTCCGGACGTCGCCATCAAGCGCGACATGCACGCCAGCATCGCGCAAAATGCACCGCTGGAAGAAGACGGCTTCATTACCGTCCCTAAAGTTATCGAATAA
- the mreC gene encoding rod shape-determining protein MreC — MLLTAGGRPNRPNTGRKRMALFFCLSAILLALSSRTALLRPIENGLYQYVYQPVRDVVYFPLRMTASGIRHIQESGDLEARTTQLEAENRLLHAQTQMLGHLQAENRRLRMLMDSVLDVRVPVSVAELRDTSIDGYREIITISRGSDDGVYVNQAVIDPYGLVGQVVEVFPDEARVMLISDARSRVPVYVERTQQRTVVVGGASTGVLTLPEMTVGSDIRKDDVLISSGLGGVFPRGYPVARVVAVNRDPRLSFMDIQLEPVARLSSILEVLLLDRAEGRAAENTLPSGPPVPQVNVADGEVTGE, encoded by the coding sequence ATGTTATTGACCGCAGGAGGGCGGCCTAACCGCCCAAATACCGGTCGTAAGCGCATGGCGCTGTTTTTCTGCTTGTCTGCGATATTGCTGGCGTTGTCATCGCGTACGGCGCTGTTGCGTCCGATCGAGAATGGCTTGTATCAATATGTTTATCAGCCAGTGCGTGATGTGGTGTATTTCCCTTTGCGTATGACTGCATCGGGGATTCGCCATATTCAGGAAAGTGGCGATCTTGAGGCGCGAACCACGCAGCTTGAAGCGGAAAACCGCTTGCTGCATGCACAAACCCAAATGCTTGGCCATTTACAGGCTGAAAACCGCCGTTTGCGGATGCTGATGGATTCGGTGCTTGATGTTCGTGTGCCGGTTTCTGTTGCTGAGCTACGCGATACTTCGATTGATGGCTATCGTGAAATTATAACCATCAGTCGCGGTAGTGATGACGGTGTCTATGTGAATCAAGCAGTGATTGATCCTTATGGTTTGGTGGGGCAGGTGGTCGAGGTTTTTCCCGATGAAGCTCGGGTGATGCTAATTAGTGATGCACGTAGCCGTGTCCCGGTGTATGTAGAGCGTACGCAGCAGCGTACTGTTGTGGTCGGCGGCGCCAGTACCGGGGTTTTGACCTTACCTGAGATGACAGTAGGGAGCGATATCCGCAAAGACGATGTGCTGATCAGTTCGGGGTTGGGTGGAGTATTCCCGCGAGGCTATCCGGTGGCAAGAGTGGTTGCGGTGAATCGTGATCCGCGCTTGTCGTTTATGGATATACAGCTTGAGCCCGTTGCGCGTCTTTCATCAATTCTTGAAGTGCTATTACTTGACCGCGCTGAAGGGCGTGCGGCTGAAAATACCCTGCCCAGTGGCCCTCCAGTGCCGCAAGTAAATGTCGCAGATGGTGAGGTGACTGGTGAATAG